A single window of Thalassomonas viridans DNA harbors:
- a CDS encoding sulfite exporter TauE/SafE family protein codes for MNPDFILQLILLGCAVGFMAGLLGIGGGGIMVPVLTGLFLAQGVAPEHVVHLALGTSMASIIMTSLSSSLAHYKHRNINWLVVKGFSPGVILGAFAMTFIAAKLNALYLVTIFSLFMAYVSAQMFLNKKPSPSRSMPSSKGLFFAGSGVGGISSLVSIGGGSLTVPYLLWHNVDIKKAIATSAAIGLPISLAGSIGYLVNGYLVQPAVQQTSLEYSLGFIYLPAVLLISVCSFFTAPLGARLVHRLPVQLLKKIFALLLFSLSVKMFYTLWGSL; via the coding sequence GTGAACCCGGATTTTATCTTGCAGTTGATTTTATTGGGCTGTGCGGTCGGTTTTATGGCGGGTTTGCTTGGCATAGGGGGCGGCGGTATTATGGTGCCCGTGCTGACGGGATTATTCCTGGCCCAGGGAGTTGCCCCCGAACATGTGGTGCATCTGGCGCTGGGCACCTCCATGGCGTCGATCATTATGACCTCATTATCCAGTTCGCTGGCGCATTATAAACACAGAAACATTAACTGGCTTGTGGTCAAAGGCTTTTCTCCCGGGGTGATCCTGGGGGCTTTTGCGATGACTTTTATTGCCGCCAAGCTTAATGCCCTTTATCTGGTGACAATCTTTTCATTGTTTATGGCCTATGTTTCCGCGCAAATGTTCCTGAATAAAAAGCCCAGCCCCTCACGCAGCATGCCGTCAAGCAAAGGGCTTTTTTTCGCAGGCTCCGGGGTTGGCGGTATTTCTTCCCTGGTTTCTATCGGCGGCGGTTCCCTGACGGTGCCTTACCTGTTGTGGCACAATGTCGATATTAAAAAGGCGATAGCGACTTCCGCCGCCATAGGCTTGCCTATTTCCCTGGCCGGCAGTATAGGCTATCTGGTGAACGGCTATCTGGTGCAGCCGGCGGTGCAGCAAACAAGCCTGGAATACAGCTTAGGTTTTATTTATCTGCCTGCCGTGCTCCTGATCTCTGTCTGCAGTTTTTTTACCGCACCGCTGGGAGCCAGGTTGGTGCACCGTTTGCCGGTGCAGTTGTTGAAGAAAATTTTTGCCCTGTTGCTGTTTTCGTTAAGTGTTAAAATGTTCTATACCCTGTGGGGCAGTTTATAA
- a CDS encoding multidrug effflux MFS transporter, whose amino-acid sequence MTPQTANSKQLVFLLVLLVLFSPLAIDIYLPALPVIAENFSVDMTYVQDTVTWFMVTLGLGQLLAGPLADRFGRRPVALGGVLVYGLCSLLAYYAQNIDMLLAARLLQGFGACATSVAAFASVRDCFGAARSGRMISYLNGAICFIPAMAPILGSWLTAEFGWRSNFSFMAGFAVLGWGIVMLLYKETRPDNTYVDGRMLSLSRYWSVLGEPKFLYHAILCMLSMAVILAYVTSAPAWLMSELGLDMPQFTFWFGINAVLNIIACFLAPKMMDRLGTRKTLNAGLLVIIGSGLLMLALRSFAAPWAYMLPVFCSSIGYACVLGSAAGRALAPFGDRAGTAAALLGLLQMSGAGVMVSLTQRSGLSAPVLLAMQMLLLLPGLVLLWSKYGRRWHQDSVVED is encoded by the coding sequence ATGACCCCTCAAACCGCAAACAGCAAGCAGCTGGTATTTTTGCTGGTATTACTGGTTTTGTTTAGTCCGCTGGCCATAGACATTTATTTGCCGGCATTGCCGGTGATCGCAGAAAACTTTTCCGTTGATATGACCTATGTGCAGGATACAGTAACCTGGTTTATGGTGACTTTAGGTTTGGGGCAGCTGCTGGCAGGCCCCCTGGCGGACAGGTTCGGCCGACGGCCGGTGGCCCTTGGCGGAGTGCTGGTGTACGGCCTGTGCTCGTTACTGGCGTATTACGCGCAAAATATAGATATGTTGTTGGCAGCGCGTTTATTACAGGGCTTTGGCGCCTGCGCCACTTCGGTGGCGGCTTTTGCTTCGGTGCGCGACTGCTTCGGCGCGGCGCGCAGCGGGCGTATGATCAGTTATTTAAACGGCGCTATCTGTTTTATCCCGGCGATGGCGCCGATACTGGGCAGCTGGCTCACGGCGGAATTTGGCTGGCGCAGCAACTTCAGCTTTATGGCGGGGTTTGCCGTACTGGGCTGGGGCATAGTGATGCTGCTTTATAAAGAAACCCGACCGGACAATACCTATGTGGACGGACGCATGCTGAGCCTGAGCCGTTATTGGTCCGTGCTGGGGGAGCCTAAGTTTCTTTATCATGCCATCTTATGTATGTTGTCGATGGCGGTGATCCTCGCTTATGTCACTTCGGCGCCCGCCTGGTTAATGTCGGAGCTGGGGCTGGATATGCCGCAATTTACTTTCTGGTTTGGTATCAATGCCGTGTTAAATATTATCGCCTGTTTTCTGGCCCCGAAAATGATGGACAGGTTAGGGACACGCAAAACCCTGAACGCAGGTTTGCTGGTGATTATCGGCTCAGGTTTGCTGATGCTGGCCTTACGTTCTTTTGCCGCTCCCTGGGCATATATGCTGCCGGTTTTTTGCTCTTCTATCGGTTATGCCTGCGTGCTTGGCTCTGCCGCCGGACGGGCGCTGGCGCCTTTTGGCGACCGCGCGGGAACGGCTGCGGCGTTGTTGGGGCTGCTGCAGATGTCGGGAGCCGGGGTGATGGTGAGCTTAACGCAAAGGTCCGGCCTGAGCGCCCCTGTGTTGCTGGCGATGCAGATGCTGTTGCTGCTTCCCGGACTGGTGCTGCTGTGGTCGAAATACGGCCGCCGCTGGCACCAGGACAGTGTTGTTGAAGACTAG
- a CDS encoding MlaC/ttg2D family ABC transporter substrate-binding protein, with protein sequence MFRFIKVFLFITCLSATGSALAWENTPYEVIANAGSNLFARIAGEQQALKKQPDLMVSIVEQELMPYVDHRYAAFKILGKNLRTITKAQREAFVVAMKSHLSQSYVQVLSKYTDQKVTFHQQEQGKSRKIVSVKSVISQAGKPDIEMDFRLRKNKSSRQWLAFDIVVEGISMLDAKQAEISAKIRSNGIEQVIDELARET encoded by the coding sequence ATGTTCAGGTTTATCAAGGTATTTTTGTTTATTACTTGCTTATCTGCCACCGGCAGCGCGCTGGCCTGGGAAAATACTCCCTATGAAGTGATTGCCAATGCCGGTAGTAATCTTTTTGCCCGCATTGCCGGCGAGCAGCAGGCGCTGAAAAAACAGCCTGACCTGATGGTCAGCATAGTTGAGCAGGAGCTGATGCCTTATGTGGATCACCGTTATGCGGCTTTTAAAATCCTTGGGAAAAACTTAAGGACCATAACCAAGGCGCAAAGGGAAGCTTTTGTTGTTGCCATGAAAAGCCACCTGAGCCAGAGTTATGTGCAGGTGTTGTCCAAATACACAGATCAGAAGGTGACTTTCCACCAGCAGGAACAGGGAAAAAGCCGTAAAATTGTCTCGGTCAAGTCTGTGATCAGCCAGGCGGGTAAGCCGGATATCGAAATGGATTTTCGTTTGCGTAAAAATAAAAGCTCCCGCCAGTGGCTGGCCTTTGATATCGTGGTCGAAGGCATCAGCATGCTTGACGCCAAGCAAGCAGAGATAAGTGCTAAAATTCGCAGCAACGGCATAGAGCAGGTGATTGATGAGCTGGCCAGGGAAACCTGA
- a CDS encoding AraC family transcriptional regulator: MTKFRQIPPSSVSRQALERPVVVINRHVPIHSAIERHQHLWGQFIYASEGVLAVNTGKERYIVPPEQGVWVPPKTEHQVSALTRVTLTSFYLDLEHVSRLQPSSCLLAVSAFLKALIGEAKNIAPDYHWHSRDGRLLRLIIDQLVIARQVTLKLPYPEDLRLIAITRELQQNPGNSNSLEQWGKIVGASARTLSRLFKKETGMTYSQWRQKLNLQLAITALAAGESITNIALTLGYDSPSAFIYMFRKHFGVSPKKYLT; the protein is encoded by the coding sequence ATGACAAAGTTCCGCCAGATCCCGCCCTCATCGGTGTCACGGCAGGCCCTTGAAAGGCCTGTGGTGGTGATCAACCGGCATGTACCGATCCACTCGGCCATAGAGCGGCACCAGCACCTGTGGGGACAATTTATTTATGCCAGCGAAGGAGTGCTGGCGGTGAATACAGGCAAGGAACGCTATATTGTACCGCCCGAGCAAGGGGTCTGGGTACCGCCAAAAACAGAACATCAGGTAAGCGCCCTGACCCGGGTCACCTTAACCAGCTTTTATCTCGACCTTGAACACGTATCCCGCCTGCAGCCAAGCTCATGCCTGCTGGCGGTTTCAGCCTTTTTAAAAGCCCTGATCGGTGAGGCGAAAAACATAGCGCCGGATTATCACTGGCACAGCCGTGACGGACGCCTGTTGCGCCTGATCATCGACCAGCTGGTGATTGCCAGGCAGGTAACGCTTAAACTGCCCTACCCCGAAGATTTGCGGCTGATAGCGATCACCCGGGAGCTGCAGCAAAATCCCGGCAACAGCAACAGCCTGGAACAATGGGGAAAAATCGTCGGCGCCTCGGCGCGCACCCTGAGCAGATTATTTAAAAAAGAAACCGGCATGACCTACAGCCAGTGGCGGCAAAAACTGAATTTACAGCTGGCGATCACCGCGCTGGCCGCCGGGGAGAGCATCACCAATATCGCATTAACCCTGGGCTACGACTCGCCTTCGGCCTTTATTTATATGTTTAGAAAGCACTTTGGCGTCAGCCCGAAAAAATACCTAACCTGA